A region from the Dehalococcoides mccartyi CG5 genome encodes:
- a CDS encoding carbonic anhydrase yields MKIVKITDASQIPSECTDTPIAELIEYQNLGKELHTCHSAHLLIGMCMDNRKQLRIPENFAYILRTGGANLRNSEFKVSYAIAIGEVKHIALIAHNNCGMINLASKKAQFIQGLCKNAGWSRERAEEHFMNYAPMFEIDNEAEFVVAEAKRLADKYPGIMVVPLYYSLDDNLLSLILD; encoded by the coding sequence ATGAAAATTGTAAAAATAACTGATGCCAGCCAGATACCGTCTGAATGCACCGACACCCCTATTGCCGAACTGATAGAGTATCAGAATCTGGGCAAGGAATTACATACCTGCCATTCTGCCCACCTTCTAATAGGTATGTGCATGGATAACCGAAAACAGCTGCGCATACCTGAAAACTTTGCCTATATACTCCGAACCGGCGGAGCAAACTTGCGAAACAGCGAATTCAAGGTCTCGTATGCAATAGCTATCGGCGAAGTCAAACATATAGCCCTTATCGCCCATAATAACTGTGGTATGATAAATTTAGCTTCAAAGAAAGCCCAGTTTATACAGGGGCTTTGCAAAAATGCCGGCTGGAGCAGGGAAAGAGCTGAAGAGCATTTCATGAACTACGCCCCGATGTTTGAAATTGACAATGAAGCTGAGTTTGTGGTTGCAGAGGCCAAACGCCTGGCGGATAAATACCCCGGTATAATGGTTGTGCCACTCTATTATAGTCTTGATGATAACCTGCTCAGCCTGATTTTAGATTAA
- a CDS encoding Maf family protein codes for MPDNPTGTLPEIILASASPRRRQILSEMGFVFSVCPSQAELYPDGSVAPAEFAVLNAQIKARDIASKYSNGLIIAADTIVVDDFGILGKPSSKKVALNYLSRLGGKPHTVISSVCLLNAENGQIRSATCQSTLTMRPYTQAEAQRYVDSGLPMDKAGAYGIQDKEFNPAENIQGCYLNVVGLPACTLVRLINEMGFNPKLARNWKPEGDCTLCRIYRTEISRLR; via the coding sequence ATGCCTGATAATCCAACTGGCACACTACCTGAAATAATACTGGCTTCAGCCTCACCCCGCCGACGCCAGATACTAAGTGAGATGGGCTTTGTGTTTTCAGTCTGCCCCTCACAGGCTGAATTATACCCTGACGGTTCGGTTGCACCAGCCGAATTTGCCGTTTTAAATGCTCAAATCAAAGCCAGAGATATTGCCAGCAAATATAGCAACGGGCTGATAATAGCCGCAGATACCATAGTAGTAGATGATTTCGGCATACTGGGCAAGCCCTCTTCCAAAAAAGTAGCCTTAAACTATCTGTCAAGGCTGGGCGGCAAACCCCATACGGTTATAAGCAGTGTTTGTTTACTAAATGCCGAAAACGGCCAGATTCGCTCTGCCACCTGCCAAAGCACCTTGACTATGCGCCCATATACTCAGGCAGAAGCTCAAAGATATGTAGACAGCGGCCTTCCCATGGACAAAGCCGGTGCATACGGAATACAGGACAAGGAATTTAATCCGGCGGAGAATATACAAGGGTGCTACCTGAACGTAGTCGGTTTGCCGGCCTGTACTTTAGTGCGGTTGATAAACGAAATGGGTTTCAACCCAAAGCTTGCCCGCAACTGGAAACCTGAGGGGGATTGCACCCTCTGCCGTATATATCGCACCGAAATATCCCGTTTACGTTAG
- a CDS encoding DUF3795 domain-containing protein, whose product MKMPETLNPQMLAPCGINCLACRAHLMQKKVCPGCFTDSITKSESCRNCRIKACATEHGVNACAECGAFPCPLIGHIDKRYRLRYGLSLIENELFLKQNGFEVFSAREKERWTCPECEGIVCLHNRTCSSCLKTYPINHPV is encoded by the coding sequence ATGAAAATGCCGGAAACACTCAATCCCCAAATGCTTGCCCCCTGCGGCATAAACTGTCTGGCGTGTCGGGCTCACCTTATGCAAAAGAAAGTCTGTCCGGGATGTTTTACCGATAGTATCACCAAATCAGAAAGCTGCCGGAATTGCCGGATAAAGGCATGTGCCACAGAACATGGGGTGAATGCCTGTGCCGAGTGCGGGGCATTTCCCTGCCCCCTGATTGGCCATATAGATAAAAGATACAGACTGCGTTACGGGCTGAGTCTGATTGAAAACGAGCTGTTTTTAAAGCAGAACGGTTTTGAGGTTTTTTCAGCCAGAGAAAAGGAACGCTGGACCTGCCCCGAATGTGAAGGGATAGTTTGCCTTCATAACCGCACCTGTAGCAGTTGCCTTAAAACATACCCGATAAATCACCCTGTCTAG
- a CDS encoding NAD+ synthase codes for MGKLRLAMAQIDSVVGDLAGNTACIVSHVQKARSLGADVIAFPELAICGYPPEDLLHKPRFVEENLQALDAVIKASQGITVIVGYVDSHDGLRNAAAIIHNGSLIDSYHKIFLPNYGVFDENRYFLPGNRCPVYTICGLQVGVNICEDIWFTSGPSTAQANKGAELIINISASPYHFGKRNQREKMLSDRARENRVYIAYTNMVGGQDELVFDGASDVFDYNGNLLIRGKQFQEDLVVLDLDIPVLPRQADTNANVPDSIFVSSAGFETPKPPIENIAFTPLEADAEVYQALLLGTRDYINKNGFKKVVIGLSGGIDSSLVATIAADALGPENVVGVIMPSRYSSEGSISDSLHLAGNLGIKTLQIPIDPLFQSFLNTLSDVFAGTEANTTEENIQARIRGNLLMALSNKFHWLVLNTSNKSETAIGYSTLYGDMAGGFAIIKDVPKVLVYRLVHNRNKLAGFDLIPNNVLAKPPSAELKPNQLDTDSLPPYEVLDPILEAYVEQDKSIDQIVALGFAADIVKRVVKMVDRSEYKRRQAPPGIKITPKAFGRDRRLPITNRYNHAN; via the coding sequence ATGGGAAAACTGCGTTTAGCCATGGCGCAAATTGATAGTGTGGTGGGTGACTTGGCAGGTAACACCGCCTGCATTGTCAGTCATGTTCAAAAAGCCCGTTCACTTGGAGCAGATGTTATAGCCTTTCCCGAATTGGCTATCTGTGGTTATCCACCTGAAGATTTACTGCATAAGCCCCGTTTTGTTGAAGAAAACTTGCAGGCGCTGGATGCTGTAATAAAAGCATCACAAGGCATCACGGTGATTGTGGGTTATGTAGATTCCCATGACGGCCTTCGTAACGCTGCCGCCATTATCCATAATGGCAGTCTGATTGATAGCTATCACAAGATATTTTTACCTAATTATGGCGTTTTTGATGAAAACCGCTATTTTCTGCCGGGTAACCGCTGTCCCGTTTATACTATCTGCGGGCTTCAGGTGGGGGTGAATATTTGTGAAGATATTTGGTTTACCTCAGGCCCGTCTACCGCTCAGGCAAATAAAGGGGCGGAACTGATTATCAATATAAGTGCTTCACCGTATCATTTCGGCAAGAGAAACCAGCGTGAAAAAATGTTGTCTGACCGTGCCCGGGAAAACCGGGTGTATATTGCCTATACCAATATGGTGGGTGGTCAGGATGAGCTGGTATTTGACGGTGCCAGTGATGTATTTGATTATAACGGCAACCTGCTAATCAGAGGCAAGCAGTTTCAGGAAGACCTGGTGGTACTGGATCTGGATATACCGGTCTTGCCCAGACAGGCGGATACAAATGCGAATGTCCCGGACTCTATTTTTGTTTCGTCTGCCGGGTTTGAAACCCCCAAGCCGCCTATTGAAAATATTGCCTTTACCCCTTTGGAAGCAGATGCAGAGGTATATCAGGCACTGTTACTGGGTACCAGAGATTACATAAATAAAAACGGTTTTAAGAAAGTGGTCATCGGCCTTTCCGGCGGAATAGATTCCAGTTTGGTGGCTACTATTGCCGCTGATGCATTAGGCCCTGAGAATGTGGTGGGGGTTATCATGCCTTCCCGTTATTCCTCAGAGGGCAGTATTTCAGACAGCCTGCATCTGGCGGGAAATCTGGGCATAAAAACCCTTCAGATTCCCATAGACCCGCTTTTTCAGTCATTTCTAAATACACTTTCCGATGTATTTGCCGGAACTGAAGCTAATACCACCGAAGAAAATATTCAGGCACGCATTCGGGGTAATCTGCTTATGGCGCTGTCAAACAAATTCCACTGGCTGGTGCTTAATACCAGTAATAAAAGCGAGACGGCTATAGGCTACAGCACCCTTTATGGCGACATGGCAGGCGGTTTTGCCATTATCAAAGATGTTCCCAAGGTGCTGGTTTACCGTCTGGTTCACAATCGCAACAAATTGGCCGGTTTTGACTTGATACCGAACAATGTACTGGCCAAACCTCCGTCTGCCGAACTCAAACCTAACCAGCTTGATACCGATTCCTTGCCCCCTTATGAGGTGCTTGATCCTATTCTGGAAGCTTATGTGGAGCAGGATAAAAGCATAGACCAGATTGTGGCATTGGGGTTTGCAGCGGATATTGTAAAGCGGGTGGTCAAAATGGTAGACCGCAGTGAGTATAAACGCCGTCAGGCGCCTCCGGGTATAAAAATTACCCCCAAAGCTTTTGGGCGTGACCGTCGCCTGCCTATCACCAACCGCTATAATCACGCAAACTAA
- a CDS encoding glutamine synthetase family protein, giving the protein MTRAESVEYVLKTAKDHNVRFIRLWFTDILGSLKSFSIAYNELERALEDGMGFDGSSIEGYARIDESDMVALPDPDTFKIIPWSNGDYQVGRMFCDIKKPSGEQFEGDPRYVLKRNLKKAAEMGFTFYIGPELEYFYFKNDHSTEFLDEGGYFDLTPRDLATDLRRETIVALQDMGIIVEYAHHEVAPSQHEIDIRYTDALTMADNVMTYRLLVKEVAMRHGLHASFMPKPVGSVNGSGMHTHQSLFKGDRNAFFDAKDSYYLSTMAKQYIAGILKYAPEFTSVTNQWINSYKRLVPGFEAPVYLSWARRNRADLVRVPEYKPGHEKSTRIELRSADPGCNPYLAFSVMLAAGLKGIEEKLTPPAPIEENVYEMNEVERAKRGIGTLPGSLLEALKLTEGSSLVREALGDHVFDAFVANKKIEWSQYSIAVTDWELKRYLPVL; this is encoded by the coding sequence ATGACGAGAGCAGAATCCGTAGAGTACGTTCTTAAAACGGCCAAAGATCATAATGTTCGGTTTATTCGCCTATGGTTTACTGACATTTTGGGTTCACTGAAAAGTTTTTCCATTGCTTATAACGAGCTTGAAAGAGCGTTGGAAGACGGTATGGGTTTTGATGGTTCATCTATCGAAGGTTATGCCCGCATAGACGAATCCGATATGGTAGCCTTGCCCGATCCGGATACCTTCAAGATTATACCTTGGTCCAATGGTGATTATCAGGTTGGGCGCATGTTTTGCGATATCAAGAAGCCGTCAGGCGAACAGTTTGAGGGTGACCCCCGCTATGTCCTTAAGCGCAATCTTAAAAAAGCGGCTGAGATGGGTTTTACCTTCTATATTGGTCCTGAACTGGAGTATTTTTATTTCAAAAATGACCATTCAACCGAATTTCTGGATGAAGGCGGCTACTTTGACCTGACTCCCCGTGATTTGGCTACTGACCTTCGGCGTGAAACCATTGTGGCTTTGCAAGATATGGGCATCATCGTTGAATATGCTCACCATGAAGTTGCTCCCAGCCAACATGAAATAGATATCCGCTATACTGATGCTCTGACCATGGCGGACAATGTTATGACCTATCGCTTGCTGGTTAAAGAAGTGGCCATGCGGCATGGTCTGCATGCTAGCTTTATGCCCAAGCCCGTCGGTTCCGTAAATGGTTCCGGCATGCATACCCATCAGAGCCTTTTCAAGGGTGACAGGAACGCTTTCTTTGATGCCAAAGATTCATATTACCTGTCCACCATGGCCAAGCAATATATTGCAGGCATACTCAAATATGCTCCCGAATTTACTTCAGTTACCAATCAGTGGATAAACTCATACAAGCGTCTTGTACCCGGTTTTGAAGCCCCTGTATATCTTTCTTGGGCTCGCCGTAACCGGGCTGACCTGGTAAGAGTTCCTGAGTACAAACCGGGACATGAAAAGTCCACCCGTATTGAGCTTCGCTCTGCTGATCCGGGCTGTAACCCCTACTTGGCTTTCAGCGTTATGCTGGCCGCCGGTCTCAAGGGTATCGAGGAAAAACTGACACCTCCTGCTCCTATAGAAGAGAATGTTTACGAAATGAACGAAGTTGAACGTGCCAAGCGCGGTATCGGGACTTTGCCCGGCAGTTTGCTGGAAGCCCTGAAGCTGACTGAAGGCAGTTCACTGGTGCGTGAAGCTCTGGGTGACCATGTTTTTGATGCATTTGTGGCTAACAAGAAAATAGAATGGAGCCAGTACAGCATAGCTGTTACTGACTGGGAACTTAAGAGATATCTGCCCGTTCTATAA
- a CDS encoding P-II family nitrogen regulator, giving the protein MKKIEAIIREERLEPVRKALELVGFAGLTVSEVSGRGKQKGVPLQWRVGEYRVEFLPKLKLEVICHDDDCQIAVDAIIKAARTGRIGDGKIFILPVEQVIRIRTGETGNDAV; this is encoded by the coding sequence ATGAAAAAGATAGAAGCTATTATCCGTGAAGAAAGATTAGAACCTGTAAGAAAAGCATTGGAACTGGTGGGTTTTGCAGGGCTGACTGTCTCAGAGGTTAGCGGACGCGGAAAACAAAAGGGTGTTCCTTTACAATGGAGAGTGGGTGAATATAGGGTTGAATTTTTACCCAAACTCAAATTGGAGGTTATTTGCCACGACGATGACTGCCAGATTGCAGTTGATGCCATTATCAAAGCTGCCCGGACCGGGCGTATAGGTGATGGCAAGATATTCATCCTGCCGGTTGAACAAGTTATACGGATTCGTACCGGTGAAACAGGAAACGATGCAGTTTAG